From the Paenibacillus tianjinensis genome, the window AAGTTCATGCCCCCAGGAACCCGTTCCGCCGGTGACCATAATCCGTTTATTATTAAACATGCAGGTTCCCTCCAAGCAAAAATTTAACTACTTTAGCCGAGACATCCGGTGTCAAATATCCTTCCGGTGCCTCCCATTCTGGACTCAGTGACGTCATCAGCCGGGTACAGCGCAGAATGCTGTTCTGCTCCACACCTGACACTACATTACTTCCGCAATCCACCGTCTCCGGACGTTCAGTCGTCCTGCGGATCGTTACGGTTGGCACGCCCATCAGGCAGCATTCCTCCTGGACAGTTCCGCTGTCGGTAATCGCACAGAGGGCATACTGTTCCAGATGGACAAAATCAAAAAATCCGAAAGGCTCATGGAATTCCACCAGCGGGTTCATGGTCAGCGGGAATTGCTCCGTCAGCTTGGAGCGGGTGCGGGGATGGATACTGCAGATCAGGCGGATTCCAAAATGCTCAGCCACCAGATTGAGGCCTGACATGATCTGCAGCAGTGCCTCAGGATCATCCACATTCTCCGCCCGGTGTGCGGTCACGAGAAAATACTGGCCTGCCGTCAGATTCAGGCGGGATAGAATATCACTGCTGTTTATTTGCGCCTGATAATGCGTAATGACTTCATGGATCGGGTTGCCGGTGAGCACGATACGCTGGCTGGGAAAGCCTTCACTGACCAGATGCCGCTTGCTCTGCTGCGTATATGGCATATTAATGGTGGAAACGGCATCTATGACACGGCGGTTTTTCTCTTCCGGCACTTTTAAATCGTAGCAGCGGTTGCCCGCCTCCATATGCACTACCGGAATGCCCATCCGCTCTGCGAGAATGGCACACAGCGCACTGTTCGTATCCCCGAGGAGCAGAATGCGGTCCGGCTGCTCCTGCAGCAGGATGCCCTCCAGGCTTCCGAACATGGCGGCCAGCTGCCCGCCCAGTCCCGCCTGCTTATCCTGCAGCACATAATCCGGTGCCCGCAGCCCCAGCTCCGCGAAGAAAATCCCGCTGAGACTGGCCGTGAAGTTCTGGCCCGTATGCACCAGCACATGCCGCTCCGCATGCTCGTCGAGCAGCGGAATGATTACGCTGAGGCGGATGATCTCGGGCCGTGTGCCCAAAATCGTCATGATCTTCATGGGTTCACTCCCCTTTGTGGTTAACCCGCCTTATGAATAGGGCAGGGTGGATTGATGTCTGTTGCAGCTTCAGCAGCCTGGCTGGCGGCCGCGCCTTACCTGCGGCGCGGCTACCGGCGGCTCTTCGCGCGCCGCCCGGTCCGTCTGCCGCGGTGCTTCCGCCCGTGGCTGCTCTTGCGGCGCGCCTTGCCTACGGCGCGCCGCCCCGTCCCCCGGCGCTTGCTGCGGCGCGCCCGGGCCTTGGCGCGGCTCAGCTTGCCGCGCCGGAGCTTCGCGCGCCGCAGCCGTGCAGCGCGGCGTGCCTTACCGCGCGGCGGCTGCGCAGCCGCCGCCGGTTCGACGCCCCCCGGTGCCGGCGGCACGGGCGGGGCGGGTTCGGCGCCGCCGGACTCAGGCGGCGCGGGGTAGTAGCGGAGCTGCCAGCGCTCCGCAAGCCCCTGCAGGCGCGTGCGGTAAGCCGCCGGTCCGTAGACGGCGTCGATGCGCTCGCGCGCCTGGCTGCCGATGGCGGCGGCCAGATGCGGCTCCGCCAGCAGGCTGTTCACGCGCTCGGCCAGTGCGCCGATGTCCGCCGCCGGGGCGAGCAGCCCGCCGCAGCCGGCGGCGTGCAGCACTTCATACAGTCCGCCGGAGTCATAGGCGACAACCGGCTTGCCGAAGGCCATTCCTTCCAGCGCCGTCATGCCGAAGCCTTCGCGGATCAGGCTGGGAACAACCAGCAGATCCATCGCACAATAGGCGGAAGGAAGGGATTCTTCATACCCGTAGAATTTAAACCGGGAGGTCAGCCCCTCGAGCTTTACCTTGCGGACGCAGCGTTCATAATAGCTTTTGTCTCCCGGAGTGCCGATGACGAGAAACTTAGCGTCCGGATGCTGCGCGCTCACCAGGACCGCCATTTTGACGAAATGCTCAAGTCCTTTTTCTTTATTAATGAAAGAAGAAATATAGCCGATGAGCGGTTCTCCGGGCGCTACCCGCAGTTCCCGCCGCCGTTCGCTTCGGAGCGTACTCCAGGCTTCCACCATCATTTCTTGGTCATTCCAGGACGGCGGAATCTGTGTCACCTTGCCCTCACGGATATCCTCGGGAAAACAAGCCGCTGCCGTATGGGAAATGGC encodes:
- the wecB gene encoding non-hydrolyzing UDP-N-acetylglucosamine 2-epimerase, producing the protein MKIMTILGTRPEIIRLSVIIPLLDEHAERHVLVHTGQNFTASLSGIFFAELGLRAPDYVLQDKQAGLGGQLAAMFGSLEGILLQEQPDRILLLGDTNSALCAILAERMGIPVVHMEAGNRCYDLKVPEEKNRRVIDAVSTINMPYTQQSKRHLVSEGFPSQRIVLTGNPIHEVITHYQAQINSSDILSRLNLTAGQYFLVTAHRAENVDDPEALLQIMSGLNLVAEHFGIRLICSIHPRTRSKLTEQFPLTMNPLVEFHEPFGFFDFVHLEQYALCAITDSGTVQEECCLMGVPTVTIRRTTERPETVDCGSNVVSGVEQNSILRCTRLMTSLSPEWEAPEGYLTPDVSAKVVKFLLGGNLHV
- a CDS encoding glycosyltransferase translates to MADKATIVLFSHVSNTRSITGAEKLLLFFARELSSYFNCILVAPQDGKLTRKARSSGLSVQVIPIPLVYGMYTPYAGLEADIRKLQESREYHELTDWLAALRPAFIISSTCVHALPAMAAKSLGIPVVWKISETITDNDYTGISVELIHRNSDEILAISHTAAACFPEDIREGKVTQIPPSWNDQEMMVEAWSTLRSERRRELRVAPGEPLIGYISSFINKEKGLEHFVKMAVLVSAQHPDAKFLVIGTPGDKSYYERCVRKVKLEGLTSRFKFYGYEESLPSAYCAMDLLVVPSLIREGFGMTALEGMAFGKPVVAYDSGGLYEVLHAAGCGGLLAPAADIGALAERVNSLLAEPHLAAAIGSQARERIDAVYGPAAYRTRLQGLAERWQLRYYPAPPESGGAEPAPPVPPAPGGVEPAAAAQPPRGKARRAARLRRAKLRRGKLSRAKARARRSKRRGTGRRAVGKARRKSSHGRKHRGRRTGRRAKSRR